From the Ruminiclostridium josui JCM 17888 genome, one window contains:
- a CDS encoding DUF2703 domain-containing protein: MAKNWYPVIDYLACTECGTCVDFCSHSVYNKAKAPSPVVMQPGNCIDRCHGCGNKCPAGAISYVGDDTGWTPPNGECSAKKSVDCCRGGTCEEDSSKAVLVEYLYLDLNTCDRCIGADAVLEEVLGSIAPALEAAGYTMRLQKVQIATKELAEHYRFLASPTIRVNGQDICGPVAENTCGCCGEISGTDVTCRTFAYKGQAYEVPPKAMLAEGILRAVLGMVQPVCDCGEYSLPENLKNFFEGKAVKTGCCPEGTCG; encoded by the coding sequence ATGGCTAAAAACTGGTATCCAGTCATCGATTATCTTGCTTGCACTGAATGCGGAACCTGCGTGGATTTTTGCTCCCACAGTGTTTATAACAAAGCAAAAGCCCCGTCCCCTGTGGTGATGCAACCCGGAAACTGCATTGACCGTTGCCACGGCTGCGGCAACAAGTGTCCGGCAGGCGCCATCTCCTATGTAGGCGACGATACTGGCTGGACACCGCCAAACGGCGAATGCAGTGCAAAAAAAAGCGTAGATTGCTGCCGCGGCGGGACTTGTGAGGAGGATTCCTCCAAGGCTGTGCTTGTGGAATATCTCTATCTTGATCTCAATACCTGTGACCGCTGTATCGGCGCCGATGCGGTACTGGAAGAAGTTTTGGGCAGTATCGCGCCCGCTCTGGAGGCTGCCGGATATACCATGCGGCTTCAAAAGGTACAGATCGCCACAAAAGAACTGGCGGAGCACTACCGATTCCTTGCGTCGCCCACCATTCGTGTAAATGGGCAGGATATCTGCGGACCTGTTGCGGAAAACACCTGCGGCTGCTGTGGTGAAATCAGCGGAACCGATGTGACCTGTCGTACCTTTGCATACAAAGGTCAAGCCTATGAAGTACCGCCCAAAGCCATGCTGGCCGAAGGAATTCTAAGAGCTGTGCTCGGCATGGTGCAGCCCGTTTGTGACTGCGGCGAGTATTCACTTCCAGAAAATCTCAAAAACTTCTTTGAGGGAAAAGCTGTGAAGACCGGTTGCTGCCCTGAAGGTACTTGCGGATGA
- the arsB gene encoding ACR3 family arsenite efflux transporter, whose protein sequence is MAKEKSQSIGFFQKYLTVWVALCMTAGVLIGKLLPAVPAFLGRFEYARVSIPVAILIWVMIYPMMMKVNFQSVKNVGKNPKGLFVTWVTNWLIKPFTMYGIAALFFYVVFKGLIAPDLAKEYLAGAVLLGAAPCTAMVFVWSTLTKGNPAYTVVQVATNDLIILVAFVPIVKFLLGVSNVSVPWDTLILSVILFVVIPLAGGILTRVLVTNRKGTEYFENTFVHKFDNATSIGLLLTLVLLFSFQGDVILNNPLHILLIAVPLVLQTFLIFFIAYFACKWLKLPHDIAAPAGMIGASNFFELSVAVAIALFGTTSPAALATVVGVLTEVPVMLLLVKIANKTKGWFPV, encoded by the coding sequence ATGGCAAAGGAAAAATCACAAAGCATTGGCTTCTTTCAAAAATACCTGACCGTGTGGGTTGCTCTCTGTATGACGGCAGGTGTTTTAATTGGTAAACTTTTACCTGCCGTTCCTGCATTTTTAGGCCGTTTTGAGTATGCCAGAGTTTCTATTCCGGTCGCCATCCTCATTTGGGTGATGATTTATCCCATGATGATGAAGGTGAATTTCCAGAGCGTCAAAAATGTGGGGAAAAACCCAAAGGGGTTATTCGTCACATGGGTGACAAACTGGCTCATCAAGCCGTTCACCATGTACGGTATCGCCGCGCTATTTTTCTATGTGGTTTTTAAGGGCTTGATTGCCCCTGACCTCGCCAAGGAGTATCTGGCGGGTGCAGTACTCTTGGGTGCGGCACCCTGCACAGCGATGGTGTTCGTCTGGAGCACGCTCACCAAAGGAAACCCTGCCTACACCGTAGTACAGGTAGCAACCAACGATTTGATTATTCTGGTTGCCTTTGTGCCGATTGTGAAATTCCTACTGGGCGTTTCCAACGTGTCCGTGCCATGGGACACGCTGATTTTATCGGTCATTTTATTTGTAGTCATTCCGCTTGCGGGCGGTATTCTGACCCGTGTGCTGGTGACAAATCGCAAGGGCACAGAGTATTTTGAAAACACCTTTGTCCATAAATTTGATAATGCCACCAGCATTGGTCTGCTGCTCACTTTGGTATTGCTGTTTTCCTTCCAAGGTGATGTGATTTTGAATAATCCGCTGCACATTCTACTCATTGCTGTGCCGCTTGTTTTGCAAACTTTCCTTATTTTCTTCATCGCTTATTTTGCTTGCAAATGGCTGAAGCTGCCCCATGATATTGCCGCCCCTGCGGGGATGATTGGCGCGTCCAACTTCTTTGAACTGTCGGTCGCTGTGGCGATTGCATTGTTTGGTACTACTTCACCGGCGGCTCTTGCCACCGTAGTTGGCGTGCTGACCGAGGTGCCGGTGATGCTGTTGCTTGTAAAAATCGCCAACAAAACGAAAGGATGGTTTCCAGTATGA
- a CDS encoding permease, translating into MEILQNTWLFFQDQVLGMKWLNALIGNLLSLFGLDVTGRIGGSVQFFIYDVLKITVLLCVLIFIISYIQSYFPPERSKKIMSRFHGVWANIMAALLGTVTPFCSCSSIPLFIGFTSAGLPLGVTFSFLISSPMVDLGSLVLLMSIFGTKVAIVYVVVGLVIAVVGGTLIEKLHMENYVEEFIRSASGVDIESPDLTRKERVIYAKDQVVSTFKKVLPYILVGVGIGAIIHNWIPESWIEMVLGSNNPFGVVLATLLGVPMYADIFGTIPVAEALLYKGAQLGTVLSFMMAVTTLSLPSIIMLRKAVKPKLLGTFIAICTIGIIIVGYLFNIFQYLLV; encoded by the coding sequence ATGGAGATCCTTCAAAATACGTGGCTGTTCTTTCAAGACCAAGTGCTTGGAATGAAATGGCTCAACGCCCTAATCGGTAATCTGCTCTCGTTGTTCGGTCTTGATGTAACAGGACGAATTGGTGGCAGCGTTCAATTCTTTATCTATGATGTACTAAAAATCACCGTACTGCTCTGCGTGCTGATTTTCATCATCTCGTACATTCAAAGCTACTTCCCGCCGGAACGAAGCAAGAAAATTATGAGCCGCTTTCACGGCGTGTGGGCAAATATCATGGCAGCACTGCTTGGCACGGTAACGCCTTTTTGCTCTTGCTCCTCCATACCTCTGTTCATTGGATTTACCAGTGCCGGACTGCCCCTTGGCGTGACTTTTTCCTTTCTGATTTCCTCACCCATGGTAGACCTCGGGTCGCTCGTTCTGCTCATGAGCATCTTTGGCACAAAGGTCGCTATCGTCTATGTCGTTGTGGGCCTGGTTATCGCGGTCGTTGGCGGTACGCTGATTGAAAAACTTCACATGGAAAACTATGTGGAAGAATTCATTCGCTCGGCAAGCGGCGTAGATATTGAATCGCCTGACTTAACCCGCAAAGAGCGTGTCATTTACGCCAAGGATCAGGTGGTGTCAACCTTCAAAAAAGTTCTGCCGTACATTCTGGTTGGCGTGGGCATCGGAGCTATCATCCACAACTGGATTCCTGAAAGCTGGATTGAGATGGTGCTTGGCAGCAATAATCCTTTTGGGGTAGTGCTGGCAACTCTGCTTGGCGTTCCCATGTACGCTGACATTTTCGGCACGATTCCGGTGGCCGAAGCGCTGCTCTACAAAGGCGCGCAGCTTGGTACGGTTCTCTCCTTTATGATGGCAGTCACAACGCTTTCCCTGCCCTCCATCATCATGCTGCGCAAGGCGGTAAAGCCGAAGCTGTTGGGCACATTTATTGCCATCTGCACCATCGGCATTATCATTGTTGGCTATCTGTTTAATATTTTCCAGTATCTACTGGTTTAA
- a CDS encoding helix-turn-helix transcriptional regulator, with the protein MKIDRLVSMIMILLDKERIGAQELADMFEVSPRTIYRDIETINMAGIPVCSISGVGGGFEIMRNYKLDKKVFSTADLSALLMGLSSLSSTVRGDELVNALAKVKSFIPADKAKEIELKANQIHIDLSPWIGNRNIGPYLETIKTALQESKLVSFQYSAHHGNKTARIVEPYQLVLKNSHWYFQGYCHKRSDYRLFKLSRISNLEMQVETFIPRDYQRPILEFADTLETMQTKIKIRIHKAVIDRILDYCAYEELTPDGDEHYIVEFPFIENDYHFDILLSLGNKCECLEPLHIRAEIKRRINDMAVLYEK; encoded by the coding sequence ATGAAAATAGACAGACTTGTAAGTATGATTATGATACTTCTCGATAAAGAACGGATAGGTGCACAGGAATTGGCGGATATGTTTGAAGTTTCACCTCGCACAATTTACCGTGATATAGAGACAATCAATATGGCAGGTATTCCTGTCTGCTCCATATCGGGAGTGGGTGGCGGTTTTGAAATTATGCGGAACTATAAGCTTGATAAAAAGGTTTTTTCCACTGCTGATCTTTCTGCTCTCTTAATGGGGCTTTCCAGCCTTTCAAGCACAGTACGAGGTGATGAATTGGTAAATGCCCTTGCAAAAGTCAAGAGCTTTATTCCAGCCGATAAAGCGAAAGAGATAGAATTAAAAGCAAACCAAATCCATATAGATTTAAGCCCGTGGATAGGTAACAGAAATATAGGGCCGTATTTGGAAACAATCAAAACAGCATTACAGGAAAGTAAATTGGTTTCGTTCCAATACTCAGCTCACCACGGAAATAAGACTGCACGAATAGTTGAGCCGTATCAGCTTGTACTCAAAAATAGCCATTGGTACTTCCAAGGGTACTGCCATAAGAGGAGTGATTATCGCTTATTTAAACTATCTCGCATATCAAATCTTGAAATGCAAGTGGAAACTTTTATACCACGAGATTATCAGAGGCCGATTTTAGAATTTGCGGATACTTTAGAAACAATGCAAACAAAAATTAAAATCCGTATTCATAAAGCTGTGATAGATAGGATTCTTGATTATTGTGCTTATGAAGAATTGACTCCCGATGGCGATGAGCATTATATTGTGGAATTTCCTTTTATAGAGAACGATTATCATTTTGATATTCTTCTTAGTTTGGGAAATAAATGCGAGTGCTTAGAGCCGTTGCACATCCGTGCAGAAATAAAGCGTAGAATAAACGATATGGCTGTCTTATATGAAAAATAA
- a CDS encoding thioredoxin family protein, translating to MCKPSEIAAKKADEEAKAKNSGCCCGGDCNTETIAEAEKAKVSGSSVKVLGSGCAKCNQLEAATLEALKELGMDATIDHVTDFTQIAAYGVMTTPALVVDGKVVSFGKVLKKDEVVKILQKVRG from the coding sequence ATGTGCAAGCCCTCCGAAATTGCCGCAAAGAAAGCTGACGAAGAAGCAAAAGCAAAAAACTCCGGTTGCTGCTGTGGCGGTGACTGCAATACAGAAACGATTGCGGAAGCCGAAAAAGCAAAAGTGAGCGGTTCATCCGTCAAGGTGCTTGGCTCGGGCTGTGCAAAGTGCAATCAACTGGAAGCGGCTACCTTGGAAGCGCTCAAAGAGCTTGGCATGGATGCCACCATTGACCATGTGACAGACTTTACACAGATCGCTGCTTACGGTGTGATGACAACTCCTGCATTGGTTGTGGACGGCAAGGTCGTTTCCTTTGGAAAGGTTTTAAAAAAGGACGAGGTCGTTAAAATCCTGCAAAAAGTACGGGGGTAA
- a CDS encoding type 1 glutamine amidotransferase family protein, producing MITMYIYILDTLADWELGYVTSELNSGRFFKKDAQRISLKTVSCSKEPIRTMGGLTIVPDCLIDDMVVNETSVLLLPGANTWSDPKHGTIIKKVSEFLSVGALVGAICGATAALANVGLLDKRPHTSNGEGFLEMVSPCYKGQSFYMDDSSVADNNLITAGSTGGLLWAKQIIEHLGVFQSDTLEAWYNYFSNGKPEHFFALMQTLPSNNEN from the coding sequence ATGATTACAATGTATATTTATATTCTTGATACTTTAGCCGACTGGGAATTGGGATATGTAACTTCGGAGCTGAATTCTGGTCGCTTTTTCAAAAAGGATGCACAGCGTATATCCCTTAAAACGGTAAGCTGCTCTAAGGAGCCAATCCGTACAATGGGCGGACTGACTATTGTCCCAGATTGCTTGATTGACGATATGGTTGTGAACGAAACAAGTGTATTGCTATTGCCGGGTGCAAATACTTGGAGCGACCCAAAGCATGGAACTATTATCAAAAAAGTAAGTGAATTCCTTTCTGTAGGTGCCTTGGTGGGTGCAATCTGCGGAGCCACTGCTGCGCTTGCCAATGTTGGACTTTTGGATAAGCGTCCACACACCAGTAATGGAGAAGGTTTTCTTGAAATGGTTTCTCCCTGCTATAAAGGCCAGAGTTTTTATATGGATGATTCTTCTGTAGCCGATAACAACCTCATTACCGCCGGTTCTACCGGAGGCTTATTGTGGGCAAAGCAAATCATTGAGCATTTAGGTGTATTTCAATCAGATACACTGGAGGCTTGGTATAACTATTTCAGTAACGGTAAGCCTGAACATTTCTTTGCCCTGATGCAGACTTTGCCATCTAACAATGAAAATTGA
- a CDS encoding ArsR/SmtB family transcription factor, with product MELTPEKNANVFKAFCDEKRLAILELLRSGEKCACVLIDQMEIGQSSLSYHMKILCESGIVESRQEGKWTHYKISEQGSHEAMLLLKAITTPNATAEDTRCCNQ from the coding sequence TTGGAGCTTACTCCGGAGAAGAACGCTAATGTATTTAAGGCATTTTGCGATGAAAAGCGGCTTGCCATTTTGGAACTGCTGCGCAGCGGTGAAAAATGCGCCTGCGTGCTCATTGATCAAATGGAAATCGGTCAGTCCTCCTTGTCCTATCACATGAAGATTTTATGTGAATCGGGTATTGTCGAAAGCAGACAGGAAGGCAAATGGACACATTATAAAATCAGTGAACAGGGCAGCCACGAGGCCATGCTCCTGTTAAAAGCAATTACCACCCCCAATGCAACCGCTGAAGATACTCGTTGTTGCAATCAATAA